Proteins encoded by one window of Candidatus Methylomirabilis sp.:
- a CDS encoding flagellar hook-basal body protein — MVSGLYTAASGMVAQMAKMEVLSQNLANAGTPGFKGNLQIIEEGARGPLQPAFLTEGLQTGPRPVRIGRRVTDFGRGLIRQTENPMDLANSGSGYFVVETPRGTRYTRAGNFAIDANRYLQTLDGDRVQGKKGAIQLPDGRFSVDSSGRILVAGREVDRLRIVDPDPATLIREGGSLFTLKPSAPEPPTGEKAEIRQGFLEGSNVDAASALMQVMVSLRASEAYQKAIQALDQSLSLAAGELGRI, encoded by the coding sequence ATGGTGAGTGGGCTGTACACGGCAGCGTCCGGCATGGTGGCTCAGATGGCAAAGATGGAGGTGTTGTCGCAGAACCTCGCGAATGCGGGAACCCCCGGGTTCAAAGGCAATCTCCAGATCATCGAAGAAGGGGCCAGGGGACCTCTCCAACCCGCCTTCCTGACAGAGGGGCTTCAGACTGGTCCTCGACCGGTCAGGATCGGTCGCCGCGTGACCGATTTTGGCCGCGGCCTGATCCGGCAGACTGAGAACCCGATGGACCTGGCCAACAGCGGTTCCGGCTACTTTGTTGTGGAGACGCCGCGAGGGACGCGCTACACCCGGGCCGGCAATTTCGCTATCGACGCGAACAGGTATCTTCAGACCCTGGATGGGGACCGCGTTCAGGGTAAGAAAGGGGCGATTCAGCTTCCGGACGGACGATTTTCAGTGGACAGCAGTGGGCGGATCCTGGTGGCAGGACGGGAGGTTGATCGCCTGCGAATCGTCGATCCCGACCCCGCTACCCTTATCCGGGAAGGCGGCAGCCTCTTTACCCTCAAGCCGAGCGCCCCGGAGCCCCCCACTGGGGAAAAGGCCGAGATCCGTCAAGGATTCCTGGAAGGATCGAACGTTGATGCAGCCAGTGCGCTGATGCAGGTCATGGTATCGCTTCGCGCATCGGAGGCCTATCAGAAGGCAATTCAGGCGCTTGACCAAAGCCTGAGCCTGGCGGCTGGGGAGTTAGGCAGGATATAG
- a CDS encoding diguanylate cyclase, producing the protein MTHRDAKILFVQPDCSRIEEVTEQLMREGFEVTMLGHPGQALCQMYADPPDLVILGENLPALEGEAILRMIRAEPVFRQLPIILLLPPDADERVEMWAELQLSDFIAPPVSPREVCIRSRLCLLRSRLDLDANPLTRLPGNNTILKEIQRRLDTDSSFALAYLDIDSFKAFNDRYGFARGDDALRMTARIVLNAVVNLGPGSGFVGHVGGDDFILLLPIKQIELACEEIIANFDLIAPSLYDETDRRQGFLLLKDRQGRLCRFPLMALSIAVIPSEDRGFDHVGQLIARAAELKAAAKAEPGSVYLIDRRLRLDNALPDDQDASANFSAPSAILS; encoded by the coding sequence ATGACGCACCGCGACGCGAAGATTCTGTTCGTTCAGCCGGATTGCTCCCGCATCGAAGAGGTTACCGAGCAGTTGATGCGTGAGGGGTTCGAGGTGACGATGCTGGGTCACCCCGGCCAAGCTCTATGCCAGATGTACGCCGATCCCCCGGACCTGGTGATCTTGGGCGAGAACCTGCCTGCTTTGGAGGGGGAAGCGATCCTCAGGATGATTCGCGCTGAGCCGGTATTCCGTCAGCTTCCGATTATTCTTTTGCTCCCGCCCGATGCCGACGAGCGGGTCGAGATGTGGGCAGAGCTTCAGCTTAGCGATTTCATTGCGCCCCCCGTCAGCCCGAGGGAGGTCTGTATCAGGAGCCGTCTGTGCCTCCTGCGGTCGCGCCTCGATCTTGATGCTAATCCGCTCACTCGCCTGCCTGGGAACAATACCATTCTTAAAGAGATCCAACGGCGACTCGATACCGATTCGTCGTTTGCGCTGGCCTACCTCGACATCGATTCGTTCAAGGCGTTCAATGATCGGTATGGCTTCGCCAGGGGCGATGACGCGCTCAGGATGACGGCTCGCATCGTTTTGAACGCCGTCGTCAACTTGGGACCGGGATCCGGATTTGTCGGCCATGTCGGAGGGGATGATTTTATCCTCCTCCTCCCGATCAAACAGATCGAGCTGGCCTGTGAGGAGATCATCGCAAACTTCGATCTGATCGCGCCATCCCTCTATGATGAGACTGATCGCCGTCAGGGCTTTCTTCTGCTGAAGGATCGTCAGGGTCGCCTCTGCCGCTTTCCGCTTATGGCGCTTTCTATCGCCGTGATCCCGAGCGAAGACCGGGGCTTTGACCATGTGGGTCAACTTATTGCGCGCGCCGCTGAACTGAAGGCCGCCGCCAAGGCCGAGCCGGGCAGCGTCTATCTGATCGATCGGCGCCTCCGACTCGACAATGCTCTTCCGGACGACCAGGACGCCTCGGCAAATTTTTCCGCTCCCTCAGCGATCCTATCCTGA
- the flgA gene encoding flagellar basal body P-ring formation chaperone FlgA, with amino-acid sequence MSGAQGSRVTENWPAGMGAVLLAIVIAIAPPAQARQGIPVENTAVTPRAVIRVRESATVQGKEIFLKDIAEIASSNRSLADALEDLPVGQAPPPGLTRTFDPELIVIKLRQYKIDPTGIRIESPHAVVIAGAHRIIGSDALFQAAKSAVLRGREGELEQITVRPDTLPPDLVVPPGEIELLARPRPTSVGFGPIQVAVEAWVDGRLYRTMSLTLRLSLMREVVVASYPLPRHAVVKTTDVRLERRDIGLVQHEPLQDLALVVGRRTTRMLAMGDVVASDAVELPPLIQKGDVVNVMVETPGLLVTAKGIAQEGGKVGQLVRVKNTASGREVLGKVESDKTVRVGL; translated from the coding sequence ATGTCCGGGGCACAAGGTTCGAGAGTCACTGAGAACTGGCCAGCAGGAATGGGTGCCGTACTGCTGGCGATCGTGATTGCCATCGCGCCGCCGGCTCAGGCGCGACAAGGCATCCCCGTTGAGAATACGGCGGTTACCCCTCGGGCGGTGATAAGGGTGAGAGAGTCAGCCACAGTGCAGGGCAAGGAGATCTTCCTCAAAGATATTGCCGAGATTGCTTCGTCGAACCGGTCGTTAGCAGACGCGCTTGAGGACCTTCCGGTCGGACAGGCGCCGCCGCCGGGTCTCACCAGGACGTTTGATCCCGAACTGATCGTGATCAAGCTGCGCCAGTACAAGATCGACCCCACCGGTATCCGGATCGAGTCGCCTCACGCAGTAGTGATTGCGGGAGCGCATCGCATCATTGGGAGCGACGCGCTCTTCCAGGCCGCCAAGTCGGCGGTCCTCAGAGGGCGGGAGGGGGAACTGGAACAGATCACCGTTCGTCCTGATACCCTCCCGCCGGACCTCGTGGTGCCGCCCGGAGAGATTGAGCTTCTGGCCAGGCCTCGTCCGACGTCGGTCGGGTTCGGGCCGATCCAGGTCGCTGTGGAGGCTTGGGTCGATGGACGACTCTACCGGACGATGTCGCTCACCCTTCGGTTATCGCTCATGCGCGAGGTGGTGGTCGCGAGCTACCCTCTACCCCGTCATGCGGTGGTGAAGACGACGGATGTGCGTCTCGAGCGGCGGGACATCGGTCTGGTCCAGCATGAGCCGCTTCAGGACCTCGCGCTGGTCGTAGGCCGGAGAACGACCCGAATGTTGGCTATGGGGGACGTGGTGGCCTCCGATGCGGTGGAACTGCCGCCGCTCATTCAGAAAGGGGATGTCGTCAACGTGATGGTCGAGACTCCGGGTCTCCTCGTGACGGCCAAAGGCATTGCCCAGGAGGGGGGGAAGGTCGGACAGCTCGTTCGGGTAAAAAATACGGCTTCAGGCCGAGAGGTCCTCGGGAAAGTGGAGAGCGATAAGACGGTCCGGGTCGGGTTGTAG
- a CDS encoding flagellar basal body L-ring protein FlgH, translating into MNKWIAASASGFLILMLAGKSSGESLWRDIGPGFLFIDSKARHAGDIVTVLVTESSALNRQAETNTKKESTNSANLSSLFGLPLGDKTKYAFEGTNEHKGSGSVTRSDEVTAKVAARVVKVLPSGNLIIEGRRAVLANDETQYLAVSGMVRPEDITPANTILSTQVADAEIVLEGKGALAEKQRPGLLNRFADWLFLY; encoded by the coding sequence ATGAACAAGTGGATCGCGGCCTCTGCGAGCGGGTTTCTGATCCTCATGCTGGCAGGGAAGTCTTCCGGGGAGTCGCTCTGGCGTGATATCGGGCCCGGTTTCCTCTTCATTGACAGCAAGGCTCGACATGCGGGTGACATCGTCACGGTCCTGGTGACGGAATCGAGCGCCCTCAATCGCCAGGCCGAGACCAACACCAAGAAGGAGTCTACCAATTCCGCTAATCTATCCAGCCTCTTCGGACTGCCATTGGGGGACAAGACGAAATATGCCTTCGAAGGCACAAACGAGCACAAAGGATCGGGGTCTGTCACCCGGAGCGACGAGGTGACGGCTAAGGTGGCGGCGCGGGTGGTCAAGGTGCTGCCGAGCGGCAATCTGATCATTGAAGGCCGCCGAGCGGTCCTGGCCAACGACGAGACCCAATATCTGGCCGTCAGTGGGATGGTCCGTCCGGAGGACATCACCCCTGCCAACACGATCCTATCAACACAGGTCGCCGACGCGGAGATCGTTCTTGAAGGAAAGGGCGCGCTGGCGGAGAAACAGCGTCCCGGCCTCCTGAACCGGTTCGCCGATTGGCTATTCCTGTACTGA
- the flgG gene encoding flagellar basal-body rod protein FlgG, with protein sequence MIRALFSAAAGMQAQQLNLDNIANNLANVNTAGFKRSRIDFQDLFYQTYRPAGASTASGAEIPVGIQVGHGSKPVATQRIYVQGDPQQTENPLDLMIEGDGFFQVLRPDGTIAYTRAGGFKRDANGRVVTSDGFALQPEVSIPAQAMSVHVGSDGIVSATIPGQTASQQIGTIELSRFINPAGLQSAGRNLFLATSASGDPTSGAPGTQGLGTIGQGFLELSNVKVVEEMVNLIMSQRAYEAGSKAVQAADEMLQVSNNIRR encoded by the coding sequence ATGATTCGAGCATTGTTCAGTGCCGCAGCCGGGATGCAGGCCCAGCAACTTAACCTGGACAACATTGCGAACAACCTGGCCAACGTGAATACGGCCGGGTTCAAGCGAAGCCGCATCGATTTTCAGGACCTGTTCTACCAGACGTATCGGCCCGCGGGGGCTTCTACAGCAAGCGGCGCGGAGATCCCGGTCGGTATCCAGGTCGGCCACGGGAGCAAGCCGGTAGCAACCCAACGGATCTACGTCCAGGGCGATCCGCAGCAGACCGAGAACCCACTCGACTTGATGATCGAGGGTGACGGGTTCTTTCAGGTCCTGCGGCCTGATGGGACGATTGCCTATACCCGCGCCGGTGGCTTCAAGCGTGATGCCAACGGGCGGGTCGTGACATCTGACGGCTTCGCACTGCAGCCCGAGGTATCGATCCCCGCGCAGGCGATGAGTGTCCATGTCGGTTCTGACGGTATCGTGTCGGCGACCATCCCCGGGCAGACTGCCAGCCAACAGATCGGGACGATCGAACTCAGTCGTTTCATCAACCCGGCCGGTCTGCAGAGCGCGGGTCGAAACCTCTTCCTGGCAACGTCTGCCTCCGGCGACCCGACTAGCGGCGCCCCTGGGACCCAGGGTCTAGGAACAATCGGCCAAGGGTTTCTGGAGCTCTCCAACGTCAAGGTGGTGGAGGAGATGGTGAATCTCATCATGAGCCAGCGAGCCTATGAGGCCGGATCAAAGGCGGTCCAGGCGGCCGACGAGATGCTCCAGGTCTCCAACAACATCAGGAGATAA